A genome region from Christensenella minuta includes the following:
- a CDS encoding glycosyltransferase family 2 protein: MVDILLATYNGEAYLKEMLDSLLGQTMQDFHVYIRDDGSTDGTPVILEGFRQAYPDKFTVIHDDQSIGNARDNFFALLSYAKRDYVMFADQDDIWQPDKIALTAATMKIAEDDLGEGPLLAHSDLTVVDGDDRVLYPSLFALQKLDPERLYLNQLLPQNNITGCTVMMNRALVRIVRTRKEALMHDWWIGLAAAAFGHIVVAPNRIHYRQHQANAVGAKDVKSASYFRQKLSNTGGIRESIAATYRQAEAFLEIYQDMLSDEQKELIRVFTSLGECNALKRMRLLSKYKLYKSGVYRKIGQIIYG, encoded by the coding sequence ATGGTCGACATATTGCTTGCAACCTATAATGGGGAAGCCTATCTTAAGGAAATGCTGGACTCCCTGTTGGGCCAGACCATGCAGGATTTTCATGTCTATATAAGGGATGACGGGTCAACCGACGGTACTCCTGTTATTCTCGAAGGGTTCCGGCAGGCTTATCCGGATAAGTTTACCGTGATTCATGACGACCAATCCATCGGAAATGCACGTGATAATTTTTTTGCCCTTCTTTCTTATGCAAAGCGGGACTATGTTATGTTTGCCGACCAAGACGATATTTGGCAACCGGATAAAATTGCGCTCACGGCAGCGACCATGAAAATTGCGGAGGACGATCTGGGAGAAGGCCCGCTTCTTGCGCATTCCGATCTTACGGTGGTGGATGGGGACGACCGCGTGCTCTATCCCTCGCTGTTTGCCTTGCAGAAATTGGATCCGGAGCGTTTATATCTGAATCAATTGCTTCCGCAGAATAATATTACCGGCTGTACGGTGATGATGAACCGTGCGCTTGTACGGATCGTTCGGACAAGGAAGGAAGCGTTGATGCATGACTGGTGGATCGGGCTTGCCGCCGCTGCGTTCGGTCATATCGTGGTCGCGCCCAACCGCATCCATTACCGCCAGCATCAGGCCAATGCGGTGGGAGCCAAGGACGTGAAAAGCGCCTCCTATTTCAGGCAAAAATTGTCTAACACCGGAGGGATACGCGAATCGATCGCCGCGACCTACCGGCAAGCGGAAGCGTTTTTGGAAATCTATCAGGATATGCTGAGCGACGAACAGAAGGAGCTGATTCGCGTGTTCACGAGCCTTGGGGAATGTAACGCGCTGAAAAGAATGCGCTTGCTCTCAAAATATAAATTATATAAAAGCGGTGTTTACCGCAAAATTGGACAGATAATCTATGGATAA
- the rbr gene encoding rubrerythrin produces the protein MKDLKGTKTEKCLQDAFAGESMAHMKYLYYSSQAKKDGYVQISNIFAETSANEKEHAKLWFKWLHPDNKVPDTITNLKDAAAGEHYETSEMYPSFAKIAEEEGFAEIAREFRGAAAVEKEHEDRYRKLTDNLTDGKVFERDTEVLWQCINCGHIQKSKAAPEKCPVCQHPKAYFQLKEDNY, from the coding sequence ATGAAAGATTTAAAGGGAACGAAAACAGAAAAATGTTTACAGGATGCCTTTGCAGGTGAATCCATGGCGCACATGAAATATCTCTATTATTCTTCACAAGCAAAAAAGGACGGTTACGTTCAGATATCCAATATTTTTGCGGAAACGTCTGCCAATGAAAAAGAGCATGCAAAATTGTGGTTCAAATGGTTGCATCCGGACAATAAAGTGCCGGATACAATTACCAACCTGAAGGACGCCGCTGCGGGCGAGCATTATGAAACGTCCGAGATGTATCCTTCCTTCGCCAAGATTGCGGAAGAAGAAGGCTTCGCGGAAATTGCCCGCGAGTTCAGAGGCGCTGCCGCTGTTGAAAAAGAGCATGAGGACAGATACCGCAAGCTGACGGACAACCTTACGGACGGCAAGGTGTTTGAGCGCGATACGGAAGTGCTTTGGCAGTGCATCAATTGCGGTCACATCCAGAAATCCAAAGCGGCTCCGGAGAAGTGCCCGGTTTGCCAGCATCCGAAGGCATATTTCCAGCTCAAGGAAGACAATTATTGA
- the purB gene encoding adenylosuccinate lyase, with protein sequence MKDVYENPLITRYSSREMAHIFSDDMKFKTWRRLWVALAEAEHEMGLPISQEQIDELKRYAEDINYDVAQAREREVRHDVMSHVYAYGVQCPKAKGIIHLGATSCYVGDNTDIIVMDQALSMIEKKLVNVIARLKEFALNYKDMPTLGFTHYQPAQLTTVGKRATLWMQDLVMDYEQLQFVKSQVRLRGVKGTTGTQASFLTLFEGDANKVKELERKVARKLGYEKVYAVTGQTYPRKFDSIVADLLSSIAQSAYKFANDLRLLQNLKEIEEPFEKKQIGSSAMAYKRNPMRSERICSLARYIISLASSPAITASTQWFERTLDDSANKRLVIPQAFMALDAVLNIYLNVSSGMVVYPKVIEKRIREELPFMATETILMDAVKRGGDRQVLHEKIREYSMQAGARVKEEGKANNLIELIKADVAFRMKPEEIDDIMDPRNFTGLAEVQTEDFIREVADPVLGKYSDLSMQGEINV encoded by the coding sequence ATGAAGGACGTTTACGAAAATCCACTAATCACAAGATATTCCAGCCGGGAAATGGCGCACATTTTTTCCGACGATATGAAATTTAAAACTTGGCGGAGGCTGTGGGTTGCGTTGGCGGAAGCCGAGCATGAAATGGGGCTTCCCATCTCGCAGGAACAGATCGATGAGTTGAAGAGATATGCGGAGGACATCAATTATGATGTGGCACAGGCGCGTGAACGAGAAGTGCGCCACGATGTGATGTCGCATGTTTATGCCTATGGCGTGCAATGCCCGAAGGCCAAGGGAATCATCCATCTCGGTGCGACGAGCTGCTATGTGGGGGATAATACGGATATCATCGTAATGGACCAGGCGCTCTCTATGATCGAGAAAAAGCTTGTAAACGTTATTGCGCGCCTGAAAGAATTCGCCCTGAATTATAAGGATATGCCGACGCTTGGTTTTACGCATTACCAGCCCGCACAACTGACGACGGTGGGCAAGCGCGCTACGCTGTGGATGCAGGACCTAGTGATGGACTATGAGCAGCTTCAGTTTGTAAAATCTCAAGTAAGGCTTCGCGGCGTAAAGGGAACGACCGGTACGCAGGCGAGCTTCCTAACGCTCTTTGAGGGAGACGCGAATAAGGTCAAAGAGCTTGAGCGCAAGGTGGCGCGGAAACTGGGCTATGAAAAAGTATACGCGGTCACCGGACAGACCTATCCGCGCAAATTTGATAGTATCGTTGCCGACCTGCTTTCCTCTATCGCTCAAAGCGCATATAAATTTGCAAACGATCTTCGTCTGCTGCAGAACCTGAAGGAAATCGAAGAGCCTTTCGAGAAAAAACAGATTGGATCATCCGCAATGGCATATAAGCGCAATCCAATGCGTTCTGAGCGGATATGTTCGCTCGCCCGGTATATTATCAGCCTCGCGTCCAGCCCGGCGATTACGGCTTCTACGCAGTGGTTCGAGCGGACGCTTGACGATAGTGCAAATAAGCGGCTCGTGATCCCGCAGGCTTTTATGGCGCTTGACGCAGTACTGAACATCTACCTCAATGTTTCGAGCGGTATGGTCGTTTATCCGAAGGTCATCGAAAAGCGTATTCGTGAGGAACTCCCTTTCATGGCGACGGAAACAATCCTGATGGATGCCGTCAAACGCGGAGGAGACCGGCAGGTGCTGCATGAAAAAATTCGTGAATATTCCATGCAGGCGGGCGCGCGTGTAAAAGAAGAAGGAAAGGCCAATAATTTGATCGAGCTGATTAAAGCGGATGTGGCCTTCCGCATGAAGCCAGAGGAGATCGATGACATTATGGACCCGCGTAATTTTACCGGACTTGCGGAGGTGCAAACAGAAGATTTTATCCGGGAAGTAGCGGACCCTGTTCTTGGAAAGTACAGCGATCTCTCTATGCAGGGAGAAATAAACGTATAA